A single region of the Streptomyces sp. NBC_00236 genome encodes:
- a CDS encoding DUF4231 domain-containing protein, translating into MVFRNADLPELFHHTDAIAVSRQREAVNTTRWQLILLVGGTIPAALPWRAEVGGTLQLTDCAAVLAYLGVLVATFLTSRRKAKSHWQLNRSAAEFIKSMCWRYSVHGSPFDTGTQHPEAVFANRLEEGLQELRKVGWSDPRDRAADSGGLITDSMRALREKAFTVRKETYVRDRLIEQRSWYRRRQEVSRRATLVWSTTIAVLTALALLLALLRAFSVGQSFALTGVLSAAAAACLAWAEMRRHHPLISAHSLVEKDLESMQIAMETTLNERQWPRAVFETERIVSPQHTDWLARHQM; encoded by the coding sequence ATGGTCTTCAGGAACGCTGATCTGCCGGAGCTCTTTCACCATACGGACGCCATTGCGGTCTCCCGCCAGCGGGAGGCGGTGAATACCACCCGATGGCAGCTCATCCTGCTGGTCGGGGGCACGATACCTGCCGCACTGCCCTGGCGCGCGGAGGTCGGCGGCACCCTCCAACTCACCGACTGTGCCGCAGTGTTGGCCTACCTCGGCGTCCTGGTCGCCACCTTCCTCACCTCTCGGCGGAAAGCAAAGTCGCATTGGCAACTCAATCGCTCCGCGGCGGAGTTCATCAAATCGATGTGCTGGCGTTACTCGGTGCACGGCTCACCGTTCGACACCGGCACACAGCACCCCGAAGCGGTGTTCGCCAACCGGCTCGAAGAAGGGCTGCAGGAGCTCCGCAAGGTCGGCTGGTCCGACCCCCGGGACCGGGCGGCAGATTCCGGTGGTCTCATCACCGATTCCATGCGCGCGTTGCGGGAGAAGGCATTCACCGTGCGCAAGGAGACATATGTACGTGACCGGCTGATCGAACAGCGCAGCTGGTACCGCCGCCGCCAGGAGGTTTCCCGGCGGGCCACCCTGGTCTGGTCGACCACCATCGCCGTGCTGACGGCCCTCGCACTGCTGCTCGCCCTGCTCAGGGCCTTCTCGGTGGGCCAGTCCTTCGCGCTGACCGGAGTGCTCTCCGCCGCGGCCGCCGCCTGTCTGGCCTGGGCCGAGATGCGCCGCCACCATCCGCTGATCTCGGCCCACTCCCTGGTGGAGAAGGACCTGGAGTCGATGCAGATAGCGATGGAGACGACACTGAACGAGCGCCAGTGGCCGCGGGCGGTGTTCGAGACCGAGCGCATCGTCTCCCCGCAGCACACCGACTGGCTCGCCCGGCACCAGATGTGA
- a CDS encoding DUF1684 domain-containing protein, with translation MSTDAQQQAARDWNHWHEERTATVAAPHGPLSLTGTHWLSDYPEGRIPAVPGHWAEDGDEVVLTAGPEDGLSVDGKAFTGQVRLGADRGPIDGSRVAQGGRRLVVLSREGLWAVRDFDPDSPARRAFRAIEATPYDPRWAVPGRFRPYDTSRTVRVENADGVERGLGLGGEIAFALDGVEHTLQVAVEGDGSLWAVFADATSGDTSYRFRFLRPPAPAADGSVTVDLNRALLPPCAFADHFICPFPPPGNTLPIAVEAGERRRTDG, from the coding sequence ATGAGCACGGACGCACAGCAGCAGGCAGCGCGGGACTGGAACCACTGGCACGAGGAGCGGACCGCCACGGTCGCCGCTCCGCACGGGCCGCTGTCCCTCACCGGCACCCACTGGCTCTCCGACTACCCGGAAGGTCGAATTCCGGCCGTCCCGGGGCACTGGGCGGAGGACGGTGACGAGGTGGTGCTCACCGCGGGCCCCGAGGACGGGCTGAGCGTGGACGGGAAGGCGTTCACCGGCCAGGTCCGCCTCGGCGCCGACCGCGGGCCGATCGACGGTTCCCGGGTGGCGCAGGGCGGGCGCCGGCTCGTCGTGCTGAGCCGCGAAGGCCTGTGGGCGGTACGGGACTTCGACCCGGACTCTCCGGCGCGACGCGCCTTCCGCGCGATCGAGGCCACACCGTACGACCCGCGCTGGGCCGTGCCGGGCCGCTTCCGCCCGTACGACACCTCCCGTACCGTCCGGGTCGAGAACGCCGACGGTGTCGAGCGGGGGCTGGGGCTCGGCGGCGAGATCGCCTTCGCGCTGGACGGCGTGGAGCACACGCTCCAGGTGGCCGTGGAGGGCGACGGCTCGCTCTGGGCGGTCTTCGCCGATGCCACCAGCGGGGACACCAGTTACCGCTTCAGGTTCCTGCGGCCCCCGGCCCCGGCCGCCGACGGCTCGGTGACGGTCGATCTCAACCGCGCGCTGTTGCCGCCCTGCGCCTTCGCGGACCACTTCATCTGCCCCTTCCCGCCGCCGGGCAACACCCTGCCGATCGCCGTCGAGGCCGGAGAGCGGCGCAGGACCGACGGCTGA
- the fxsA gene encoding FxSxx-COOH cyclophane-containing RiPP peptide, protein MKTTESSLSFAVAKKSRVPLASIDARGGEAARKLGRVHVASAGRPSQASTFNSSL, encoded by the coding sequence GTGAAGACCACTGAATCCTCCCTCTCCTTCGCCGTTGCGAAGAAGAGCCGTGTGCCGCTCGCCTCGATCGACGCGCGTGGCGGCGAAGCAGCCAGGAAGCTCGGTCGGGTGCACGTCGCCTCCGCCGGTCGCCCCAGCCAGGCATCCACCTTCAACTCCTCCCTCTGA
- a CDS encoding S1 family peptidase, which produces MRIKRTTPLSTAARRSRAIGIAAGLVAVAALTVPSAQASSTGTYSANQLSAASDAVLGADVAGTAWNVDPVTKKVVVTADSTVSASEIQQIRDSAGANAGALRIERTSGKFSKLLSGGDAIYGPGFRCSLGFNVRSGTTYYFLTAGHCTDGNPPWYTNSANTTSIGPTAGSSFPTNDYGLVRYANTSLAHPGTVGSVDITSAANATVGMSVTRRGSTTGIHSGTVSALNATVNYGNGDIVYGMIKTNVCAEPGDSGGPLYSGSRAIGLTSGGSGNCSSGGTTFFQPVTEALSAYGVSIY; this is translated from the coding sequence GTGAGGATCAAGCGCACCACCCCCCTCAGCACCGCCGCGAGACGCAGCAGGGCCATCGGTATCGCCGCAGGTCTCGTGGCCGTCGCCGCACTCACCGTCCCCAGCGCCCAGGCCAGCTCCACCGGAACGTACAGCGCGAACCAGCTCTCCGCCGCCAGCGACGCCGTGCTCGGCGCCGACGTGGCCGGTACGGCCTGGAACGTCGACCCCGTGACGAAGAAGGTCGTGGTCACGGCCGACAGCACGGTCTCCGCCTCGGAGATCCAGCAGATCAGGGACTCCGCGGGCGCCAACGCGGGCGCCCTGCGCATCGAGCGCACCTCCGGTAAGTTCAGCAAGCTGCTCTCCGGCGGTGACGCCATCTACGGGCCCGGCTTCCGCTGCTCCCTCGGCTTCAACGTCCGCAGCGGCACCACGTACTACTTCCTGACCGCCGGTCACTGCACCGACGGCAACCCGCCCTGGTACACCAACTCCGCCAACACCACGAGCATCGGTCCGACGGCCGGGTCCAGTTTCCCGACCAACGACTACGGTCTGGTCCGGTACGCCAACACCTCCCTCGCCCACCCGGGCACCGTCGGCAGTGTTGACATCACGAGCGCGGCGAACGCCACGGTCGGTATGTCCGTCACCCGCCGCGGCTCCACCACGGGCATCCACAGCGGCACCGTCTCGGCGCTCAACGCCACGGTCAACTACGGCAACGGCGACATCGTCTACGGCATGATCAAGACGAACGTGTGCGCGGAGCCCGGCGACTCCGGCGGTCCGCTCTACTCCGGCTCCAGGGCGATCGGGCTCACCTCGGGCGGCAGCGGCAACTGCAGCTCCGGTGGGACGACCTTCTTCCAGCCGGTCACCGAGGCACTCAGCGCGTACGGCGTCAGCATCTACTGA
- the fsxC gene encoding FxsC protein yields MLTQDGGRVHATTQQRAADHRPYFFLSYAHTPGYGGGTDPDMWVERLFQDLCGHVMAMTDLPAGAPAGFIDREIRSGEGWSERLGEVLATCRVFVPLFSPRYFASEMCGKEWYAFAQRAIHYRARSNQPAEAIVPALWVPVPPSQLPGPAERLQFNHRDFGDRYVSDGLYGLIKLKLFNEEYERAVYELAKRIVSVADTVRIGTGRPVDYRLAPSAFGSPSSMAAGGPRPMQVTIAAATRHDLPEGRNADYYGDNPQDWNPYHPDAARPLAYVAEDLVRSLNYQATIASFDEEAGLPVGKQPPTTPEILLVDRWALQDEDRCRRLAAFDAENRPWVTMVVPWNRDDHESRAAEAELTAKLERTMPTKMRQGRAYCRAAAKGVPSMEAFGQILPQVVEVAAQQYLRHAAVYLPATGGGGPTERTRLMGPMAQTQYIPGTHDASTDAEDTDDGQS; encoded by the coding sequence GTGCTCACACAGGACGGGGGTCGTGTGCACGCGACGACGCAGCAGCGAGCGGCGGACCATCGGCCGTACTTCTTCTTGAGTTATGCCCACACACCGGGGTACGGCGGTGGCACGGACCCCGACATGTGGGTCGAACGGCTCTTCCAGGATCTCTGTGGCCATGTGATGGCCATGACCGATCTGCCCGCGGGCGCACCCGCCGGCTTCATCGACCGCGAGATACGTTCCGGCGAGGGCTGGTCGGAACGGCTCGGCGAAGTCCTCGCCACCTGCCGGGTGTTCGTACCGCTGTTCTCGCCCCGCTACTTCGCCAGCGAGATGTGCGGCAAGGAGTGGTACGCGTTCGCCCAGCGGGCCATCCACTACCGGGCCCGCTCCAACCAGCCCGCCGAGGCGATCGTCCCGGCGCTCTGGGTGCCGGTGCCGCCCAGCCAGCTGCCCGGACCGGCCGAGCGATTACAGTTCAACCACCGCGATTTCGGGGACCGTTACGTCAGCGACGGACTGTACGGACTGATCAAGCTCAAACTCTTCAACGAGGAGTACGAGCGTGCGGTGTACGAGCTCGCCAAACGCATCGTCAGCGTCGCGGACACCGTACGGATCGGAACCGGCCGCCCCGTCGACTACCGGCTCGCGCCCAGCGCCTTCGGTTCACCGAGCAGCATGGCCGCCGGCGGCCCCCGCCCCATGCAGGTGACCATCGCCGCCGCCACCCGCCACGACCTGCCCGAGGGGCGCAACGCCGACTACTACGGCGACAACCCGCAGGACTGGAACCCCTACCACCCGGACGCCGCACGGCCCCTGGCCTATGTCGCCGAGGACCTGGTGCGCTCCCTCAACTACCAGGCCACCATCGCCTCCTTTGACGAGGAGGCCGGCCTTCCGGTCGGCAAGCAGCCCCCGACCACTCCGGAGATCCTCCTCGTCGACCGCTGGGCGCTCCAGGACGAGGACCGGTGCCGGCGGCTCGCCGCCTTCGACGCGGAGAACCGCCCCTGGGTGACGATGGTCGTGCCCTGGAACCGCGACGACCACGAGAGCAGAGCCGCGGAGGCCGAACTGACCGCCAAGCTGGAGCGGACCATGCCGACCAAGATGCGCCAGGGCCGGGCCTACTGCCGCGCCGCCGCCAAGGGCGTACCGAGCATGGAGGCCTTCGGCCAGATCCTGCCGCAGGTGGTCGAGGTGGCCGCCCAGCAGTACCTGAGACACGCGGCCGTCTATCTGCCCGCCACCGGCGGCGGAGGCCCCACCGAACGGACCCGCCTGATGGGACCCATGGCGCAGACCCAGTACATCCCCGGGACACATGACGCTTCGACGGATGCGGAGGACACGGATGACGGCCAGTCGTGA
- the fxsT gene encoding FxSxx-COOH system tetratricopeptide repeat protein, translated as MTASRDGRIVTFYSYKGGTGRTMALANTAWILAANGKRVLAVDWDLEAPGLHRFFHPFLDPSTLGATTGVIDLITEYAWAATSPVQRADDWHRDYARIQPHAVSLTPEALGWEFPHGGTLDFVSAGRQNREYSATVSTFDWDNFYDRLGGGHFFDALRDDMKANYDYVLIDSRTGLSDIADICTVHLPDVLVDCFTLSDQSIDGAASVARQISERYTGRPISIFPVPMRIDEGEKEKADAGRALARLKFDRLPRDLSGDELTAYWGAVEIPYRPYYAYEETLATFGDEAGLTNSLLSAFERLTSVITDQQITSMPAVGEEVRLRIRDAFTRRRPALPADLLLSYVAENRMWADWIESVLTRAGFRVVPRDVSAEREPQEATAGAAENAVRTVVLLSSAYLKSQRAVNLWDRAVAEDPGGGRRHLLPLRVGDVRLSAPYIDRNPVDLFRLDEVHATAALLRALDRPVQLTDAVSPGPRFPGTVPRIWNAPPRNPGFTGRSLVLERMRDQLGGGMAVVLPQPQTLYGLGGVGKTQVALEYVHRFMADYDLVWWISSEQTDDVVAGLAELAVRLGAQGGDDMAAASQEAVDLLRRGVPSDRWLLVFDNADDPERLRRYFPQGGSGHILVTSRNQAWSQHGDALPVDVFLREESIEHLQRRAPGLSDEDAAQVATAVGDLPLAVEQAAAWIAETATPIDTYLEQLAQQAPEVLALNQPAGYPEPVAATWNISIQRLKERSPAAVRLLQLCAFFAPEPISGNLLYSKEMIEALKPYDASLQEKLVLGRVIREIGRFALAKVDQVSNSIQVHRLVQAVIRAQLTEEEQRDARHAVHRILAGARPDDDEPIDNPANWPQFATIWPHLGPSDARNCKEPEARRLMIDRVRYLWKRGDFRTATTVCEELRDIWRETLGERDIQYLYLCFHLSNIYRSRGRYVEAMELDEITLATQREVLGPEHPHTYMSTSSLATDLGTLGEYTRAIELATEATDGFNQIFHDSHPRALAAANNLAFTLRSIGQYAKAREIDQDVFDRRREVLGEEHPYSLSSAMNLARDLRDVGRYEDSVGILSRTYDSYKATLGRSFPGTLSAAKSLAVSLRRAGRLEDARRLTVATRARYRAKYTSANPEWLACDLNLAADLFAAGETAEARTTAQEVVDQYMKVPGEKHPYTLAALNNLGVYLWGTGAAEEAEQVLTRVVASMREVYGREHPNTLFSVMNLANATAERGDIDVVLKTERSLAVQFRDVLGAHHPETLAMKSNMAVTLGAMGRKDEALHVRAETVEELTRQLGEDHPLTRIARDDRRFQRELEPQAV; from the coding sequence ATGACGGCCAGTCGTGACGGGCGCATCGTCACCTTCTACTCGTACAAGGGCGGTACGGGGCGCACCATGGCCCTGGCCAACACCGCCTGGATCCTCGCCGCCAACGGCAAACGGGTACTGGCTGTCGACTGGGACCTGGAGGCACCCGGACTGCACCGGTTCTTCCACCCGTTCCTCGACCCCTCGACGCTCGGGGCCACCACCGGTGTCATCGACCTGATCACCGAGTACGCCTGGGCCGCGACCAGCCCCGTGCAGCGGGCCGACGACTGGCACCGGGACTACGCCCGGATCCAGCCGCACGCCGTCTCGCTCACCCCCGAGGCGCTCGGCTGGGAGTTCCCGCACGGCGGGACGCTCGACTTCGTCTCCGCCGGACGGCAGAACCGCGAATACTCCGCGACCGTCTCCACGTTCGACTGGGACAACTTCTACGACCGGCTCGGCGGCGGCCACTTCTTCGACGCCCTGCGCGACGACATGAAGGCCAACTACGACTACGTCCTCATCGACAGCCGCACCGGCCTCAGCGACATCGCCGACATCTGCACCGTCCACCTGCCCGATGTGCTCGTCGACTGCTTCACCCTCAGCGATCAGTCCATCGACGGCGCCGCCTCGGTCGCCCGGCAGATCTCCGAGCGGTACACCGGCCGCCCCATCTCCATCTTCCCCGTCCCGATGCGGATCGACGAGGGCGAGAAGGAGAAGGCGGACGCCGGACGCGCCCTGGCCCGGCTGAAGTTCGACCGGCTGCCCCGCGACCTGTCGGGCGACGAACTCACCGCCTACTGGGGTGCGGTGGAGATCCCGTACCGCCCCTACTACGCGTACGAGGAGACGCTGGCCACCTTCGGCGACGAGGCGGGACTCACCAACTCCCTCCTCTCCGCCTTCGAACGGCTCACCTCCGTCATCACCGACCAGCAGATCACCTCGATGCCGGCGGTCGGCGAAGAGGTACGGCTGCGCATCCGTGACGCGTTCACCCGGCGCAGGCCCGCCCTGCCCGCCGATCTCCTGCTCAGCTATGTGGCGGAGAACCGGATGTGGGCCGACTGGATCGAGTCCGTGCTCACCCGGGCCGGCTTCCGCGTCGTCCCCCGCGACGTGTCCGCCGAGCGGGAGCCGCAGGAGGCGACGGCCGGCGCCGCCGAGAACGCGGTCCGGACCGTGGTGCTGCTCTCCAGCGCCTACCTCAAGTCGCAACGCGCGGTGAACCTCTGGGACCGGGCCGTCGCCGAGGACCCGGGTGGCGGGCGGCGCCATCTGCTGCCGCTCAGGGTCGGTGACGTACGGCTTTCGGCGCCCTACATCGACCGCAACCCCGTCGACCTGTTCCGGCTCGACGAGGTGCACGCTACCGCCGCCCTGTTACGTGCCCTGGACCGGCCCGTCCAGCTCACCGACGCGGTGTCGCCCGGCCCTCGCTTCCCCGGCACCGTCCCCCGGATCTGGAACGCACCGCCGCGCAACCCCGGCTTCACCGGCCGCTCCCTGGTCCTGGAGCGGATGCGCGACCAGCTCGGCGGCGGCATGGCCGTCGTGCTGCCGCAGCCGCAGACCCTGTACGGACTCGGCGGCGTCGGCAAGACCCAGGTCGCCCTGGAGTACGTGCACCGGTTCATGGCCGACTACGACCTCGTCTGGTGGATATCGTCCGAGCAGACCGACGACGTGGTCGCCGGACTCGCCGAACTCGCCGTCCGGCTCGGCGCCCAGGGCGGCGACGACATGGCGGCCGCCTCCCAGGAGGCCGTCGACCTGCTGCGCCGCGGTGTGCCCTCGGACCGCTGGCTGCTGGTCTTCGACAACGCCGACGACCCCGAGCGGCTGCGGCGCTACTTCCCGCAGGGCGGCTCCGGCCACATCCTGGTCACCTCCCGCAACCAGGCCTGGTCCCAGCACGGCGACGCGCTGCCCGTCGACGTCTTCCTGCGCGAGGAGTCCATCGAGCACCTCCAGCGCCGGGCACCCGGGCTGAGCGACGAGGACGCCGCCCAGGTGGCCACCGCGGTGGGCGACCTGCCGCTCGCCGTCGAACAGGCCGCCGCGTGGATCGCGGAGACCGCCACCCCGATCGACACCTATCTCGAACAGCTGGCCCAGCAGGCTCCGGAGGTCCTGGCGCTGAACCAGCCGGCCGGCTACCCCGAACCGGTCGCCGCGACGTGGAACATCTCCATCCAGCGCCTCAAGGAGCGCTCGCCCGCCGCGGTGCGCCTGCTCCAGCTCTGCGCCTTCTTCGCCCCCGAGCCGATCTCGGGGAACCTGCTGTACAGCAAGGAGATGATCGAGGCGCTGAAGCCGTACGACGCCTCGCTCCAGGAGAAGCTGGTGCTGGGCCGCGTCATCCGGGAGATCGGCAGGTTCGCCCTCGCCAAGGTCGACCAGGTCTCCAACTCCATCCAGGTGCACCGGCTCGTCCAGGCCGTCATCCGGGCCCAGCTCACCGAGGAGGAGCAGCGGGACGCCCGGCACGCCGTCCACCGCATCCTGGCGGGTGCCAGGCCCGATGACGACGAGCCGATCGACAACCCCGCCAACTGGCCGCAGTTCGCCACGATATGGCCGCACCTGGGCCCGTCCGACGCCCGCAACTGCAAGGAGCCCGAGGCCCGGAGGCTCATGATCGACCGGGTGCGCTACCTGTGGAAGCGCGGCGACTTCAGGACGGCCACCACGGTCTGCGAGGAACTGCGTGACATCTGGCGCGAGACGCTGGGGGAGCGGGACATCCAGTACCTCTACCTCTGCTTCCACCTCTCCAACATCTACCGCTCGCGCGGCCGTTACGTGGAGGCCATGGAGCTCGACGAGATCACCCTGGCGACGCAGCGGGAGGTGCTCGGCCCTGAGCATCCGCACACGTACATGAGCACCAGCAGCCTGGCCACGGACCTCGGCACGCTCGGCGAGTACACCAGGGCGATCGAGCTGGCGACCGAGGCCACCGACGGGTTCAACCAGATCTTCCACGACTCGCACCCGAGGGCGCTGGCCGCGGCCAACAACCTGGCGTTCACCCTGCGGTCCATCGGCCAGTACGCGAAGGCCCGCGAGATCGACCAGGACGTCTTCGACCGGCGCCGGGAGGTGCTCGGCGAGGAACACCCGTACAGCCTCTCCTCGGCCATGAACCTGGCCCGCGACCTGCGGGACGTCGGACGGTACGAGGACTCGGTCGGCATCCTCAGCCGTACGTACGACAGCTACAAGGCCACCCTCGGCCGGTCCTTCCCCGGCACGCTCAGCGCGGCCAAGAGCCTGGCGGTCTCGCTGCGCCGGGCGGGCCGGCTGGAGGACGCCCGCCGGCTCACGGTGGCGACCCGGGCCCGCTACCGGGCCAAGTACACCTCCGCCAACCCGGAGTGGCTGGCCTGCGACCTCAATCTGGCGGCGGACCTGTTCGCGGCCGGGGAGACGGCCGAGGCCCGGACCACCGCCCAGGAGGTGGTCGACCAGTACATGAAGGTGCCGGGCGAGAAGCACCCGTACACCCTGGCCGCGCTGAACAACCTGGGCGTCTACCTCTGGGGGACCGGGGCGGCGGAGGAGGCGGAGCAGGTGCTGACCCGGGTGGTCGCCTCGATGCGCGAGGTGTACGGGAGGGAACACCCCAACACACTGTTCAGCGTGATGAACCTGGCCAACGCCACGGCGGAGCGCGGCGATATCGACGTGGTGCTGAAGACCGAGCGGTCACTGGCGGTACAGTTCCGGGACGTGCTGGGCGCGCACCACCCGGAGACGCTGGCCATGAAGTCGAACATGGCGGTCACCCTCGGTGCGATGGGGCGCAAGGACGAGGCGCTCCATGTCAGGGCGGAGACGGTCGAGGAGCTGACCCGGCAGCTCGGTGAGGACCATCCCCTCACCCGGATCGCCCGGGACGACCGCCGGTTCCAGCGTGAACTGGAACCGCAGGCGGTGTGA
- the fxsBH gene encoding radical SAM/SPASM protein FxsBH, inactivated beta-hydroxylase extension form: MTGPLVPFREVVLKVHSRCDLACDHCYVYEHADQSWRTRPKTISDEVIFRTAQRLAEHAKTHALPSVSVILHGGEPLLAGPARLRRICEELTSAFDGIAALDLRIHTNGLQLSPRYLDLFNEYDVKVGISLDGDRAANDRHRRFADGRTSHPLVLKAVELLRQERYRHLNLGLLCTVDIENDPVAVLDALTELEPPLIDFLLPHATWDDPPPRPDGSPTAYADWLLAVFDRWQEQGRPVPVRIFSSVASTLNGGPSLTESLGLAPTDLVVVETDGSLEQVDSLKSAYEGAADTGFDVFAHAFDEVAAHPGVRARQLGLEGVSDTCRRCPVVRSCGGGLYTHRYSSAGAGEGFDNPSVYCHDLAALVHGIEARTPADAVAPEVADPAELLTAQEDLTRTLLARLHADLDGRGGERWARAWELAAVLEGSDEEARGLDAVLAHPYTRTWLLDALDALYEERAGAPSGAADGLQTLVAAAAVRAGLDVRVPVPYRDGGLVLPTLGRLTVAGPGEHGTVLVRAAGDGFLAGPAAGSAERRIRRSAAAEPGWLPVRGFALPGAPFPGRGFVIDDLDPYRDCFGAPAAATLDAAAAGRLGDALTEAWALIEERAPAHGARSLDGPLTLTPLGGVMPGEPSVGRHGYGALGIGADGNAGTLALTLLRGVRRARFRALVDVTDLYAADGSWEHRMPWKDELVPLSGLLEAAYERLALAVFDHRFRNGIPQALDTLEGAAELTIGGKRLLTLMRKEF, translated from the coding sequence ATGACAGGACCCCTGGTCCCTTTCCGTGAAGTAGTCCTCAAGGTTCACAGCAGGTGTGATCTTGCCTGTGACCATTGCTATGTCTACGAACATGCCGATCAGAGCTGGCGAACCCGTCCGAAAACAATCTCTGACGAAGTCATCTTCCGGACTGCTCAGCGCCTGGCTGAGCATGCCAAGACACACGCACTGCCCTCCGTGTCAGTAATCCTGCACGGAGGGGAGCCTCTGCTGGCGGGCCCCGCCCGGCTGCGGCGCATCTGCGAAGAGCTGACCTCCGCCTTCGACGGCATCGCCGCGCTCGACCTCCGGATCCACACCAACGGACTGCAGCTCAGCCCGCGCTATCTCGATCTCTTCAACGAGTACGACGTCAAGGTGGGCATCTCCCTCGACGGCGACCGCGCGGCCAACGACCGGCACCGCCGCTTCGCCGACGGGCGCACCAGCCACCCGCTGGTACTCAAGGCCGTCGAGCTGCTCCGGCAGGAACGCTACCGCCATCTCAACCTCGGCCTCCTGTGCACCGTCGACATCGAGAACGACCCGGTCGCGGTCCTCGACGCGCTCACCGAGCTCGAACCGCCGCTCATCGACTTCCTGCTTCCCCACGCCACCTGGGACGACCCGCCGCCGCGGCCGGACGGATCGCCCACCGCCTACGCCGACTGGCTCCTCGCGGTCTTCGACCGCTGGCAGGAACAGGGGCGTCCGGTGCCGGTGCGGATCTTCTCGTCGGTCGCCTCGACACTCAACGGCGGCCCCAGCCTCACGGAGTCGCTGGGCCTGGCCCCGACGGACCTCGTCGTCGTCGAGACCGACGGCAGCCTGGAGCAGGTCGATTCGCTGAAGAGCGCCTACGAGGGCGCGGCGGACACCGGCTTCGACGTCTTCGCGCATGCCTTCGACGAGGTCGCCGCGCACCCCGGCGTACGGGCCAGACAGCTCGGCCTGGAGGGGGTCAGCGACACGTGCCGCCGCTGCCCCGTCGTACGTTCGTGCGGGGGAGGCCTGTACACCCACCGCTACAGTTCCGCCGGTGCCGGTGAGGGATTCGACAACCCGTCCGTGTACTGCCACGACCTCGCCGCCCTGGTGCACGGAATCGAGGCCCGGACACCCGCGGACGCCGTGGCGCCCGAGGTGGCCGATCCGGCCGAACTGCTCACGGCCCAGGAGGACCTCACCCGCACCCTGCTGGCGCGGCTGCACGCCGACCTGGACGGCAGGGGCGGTGAGCGGTGGGCGCGGGCCTGGGAGCTGGCGGCCGTCCTGGAGGGCTCGGACGAAGAGGCCCGGGGGCTGGACGCCGTACTCGCCCATCCGTACACGCGTACCTGGCTGCTCGACGCGCTGGACGCCCTGTACGAGGAGCGGGCCGGGGCGCCTTCCGGTGCGGCGGACGGGCTGCAGACCCTTGTCGCGGCGGCGGCCGTGCGGGCCGGCCTCGACGTACGGGTGCCGGTGCCCTACCGGGACGGCGGGCTCGTCCTGCCGACCCTGGGCCGGCTGACGGTCGCCGGGCCGGGGGAGCACGGCACCGTGCTCGTCCGCGCGGCCGGTGACGGGTTCCTGGCGGGCCCCGCCGCCGGATCGGCCGAGCGGCGCATCCGGCGGTCCGCCGCGGCCGAACCCGGCTGGCTGCCGGTGCGCGGGTTCGCCCTCCCGGGCGCCCCGTTCCCGGGCCGCGGCTTCGTGATCGACGACCTCGACCCGTACCGGGACTGCTTCGGCGCACCTGCCGCGGCCACGCTCGACGCGGCGGCGGCCGGCCGTCTGGGTGACGCGCTCACCGAGGCCTGGGCGCTGATCGAGGAGCGGGCTCCCGCCCACGGCGCGCGGTCGCTCGACGGTCCGCTCACCCTCACCCCGCTCGGCGGGGTGATGCCGGGCGAGCCCTCCGTGGGCCGGCACGGATACGGAGCACTCGGCATCGGGGCGGACGGGAACGCCGGCACGCTGGCGCTCACGCTGCTGCGCGGCGTGCGCCGGGCGAGGTTCCGGGCACTTGTGGACGTCACGGATCTTTACGCGGCGGACGGCTCCTGGGAACATCGAATGCCCTGGAAGGACGAATTGGTTCCGCTTTCCGGGCTGCTGGAAGCTGCCTATGAACGGCTGGCGCTCGCGGTATTCGATCACCGGTTCCGGAACGGTATCCCGCAGGCGCTCGACACGCTGGAAGGGGCCGCCGAACTCACCATCGGCGGGAAACGACTGCTGACTCTGATGCGAAAAGAATTCTGA